A genome region from Christensenella minuta includes the following:
- a CDS encoding DUF6075 family protein translates to MSKIQFRNAAHRDFVLENLDKCKVNDCYHRAFFYVMGISEETRMNIGKMFDFKRDCIIPEGMHGGWQTSGTVKVCHLAFNLWNGFTEEGRENLYTPEELFCCGYAPYFMEGIKLRYPEYCRDLTPPKRNDMER, encoded by the coding sequence ATGTCTAAAATTCAATTTCGCAATGCTGCACACAGAGATTTTGTATTGGAAAATCTGGATAAGTGTAAAGTCAATGACTGCTATCACAGAGCATTTTTCTATGTGATGGGTATTTCAGAAGAAACGAGAATGAACATCGGAAAGATGTTTGATTTCAAGAGGGACTGTATCATACCGGAAGGTATGCACGGCGGTTGGCAGACAAGTGGCACAGTCAAGGTCTGCCACCTTGCCTTTAATCTCTGGAATGGATTTACGGAAGAAGGCAGGGAAAATCTCTATACACCGGAGGAACTGTTCTGTTGCGGATATGCTCCGTATTTTATGGAGGGTATCAAGTTGAGGTATCCGGAGTATTGCAGAGATTTGACTCCACCTAAGAGAAACGATATGGAAAGGTAA